One Ailuropoda melanoleuca isolate Jingjing chromosome 14, ASM200744v2, whole genome shotgun sequence DNA segment encodes these proteins:
- the DLK1 gene encoding protein delta homolog 1 isoform X2, whose amino-acid sequence MTATAALLPVLLLLLAFGHSVHGAECFPACHPQNGFCEDDNVCRCQPGWQGPLCDQCVTFPGCVNGLCVEPWQCICDDGWDGNLCDIDVRACASTPCANNGTCVNLDSGHYECSCAPGFSGKDCQKKDGPCVINGSPCQHGGTCVDDEGRASHASCLCPPGFSGNFCEIVANSCTPNPCENQGICTDIGGDFRCRCPAGFVDKTCSRPVSNCASDPCLNGGTCLQHTQGQAICFTVLGVLTSLVVLGTVGIVFLHKCEAWLSHLRYHRVLRQKKDLLLHYNSGEDLAVNILFPEKLDMATFSKEAGEDDI is encoded by the exons ATGACCGCGACCGCAGCCCTCCTGCCCGTCCTCTTGCTCCTGCTGGCCTTCGGCCACAGTGTCCATG GAGCTGAATGCTTCCCGGCCTGCCACCCCCAAAATGGATTCTGCGAGGATGACAATGTTTGCAG GTGCCAGCCTGGCTGGCAGGGTCCCCTGTGTGACCAATGTGTGACCTTTCCCGGCTGTGTTAACGGACTCTGCGTGGAACCCTGGCAGTGCATTTGTGACGACGGCTGGGACGGGAACCTCTGCGACATAG ACGTCCGGGCTTGTGCCTCAACCCCCTGCGCCAACAATGGAACCTGCGTGAACCTCGATTCCGGCCACTATGAGTGCTCCTGCGCCCCTGGGTTCTCGGGGAAGGACTGTCAGAAGAAGGACGGGCCCTGCGTGATCAATGG CTCCCCCTGCCAGCACGGAGGCACCTGCGTGGATGATGAGGGCCGGGCCTCCCATGCCTCCTGCCTGTGCCCCCCTGGCTTCTCAGGCAATTTCTGCGAGATCGTGGCCAACAGCTGCACCCCGAACCCGTGCGAGAACCAAGGCATCTGCACCGACATCGGGGGCGACTTCCGCTGCCGCTGCCCCGCCGGCTTTGTGGACAAGACCTGCAGCCGCCCCGTGAGCAACTGCGCCTCCGACCCGTGCCTCAACGGGGGCACCTGCCTGCAGCACACCCAG GGCCAGGCCATCTGCTTCACCGTCCTGGGCGTGCTGACCAGTCTGGTGGTGCTCGGCACCGTGGGCATCGTCTTCCTCCACAAGTGCGAGGCCTGGCTGTCCCACCTGCGCTACCACCGCGTGCTGCGGCAGAAGAAGGACCTCCTGCTGCACTACAACAGCGGCGAGGACCTGGCGGTCAACATCCTCTTCCCCGAGAAGCTCGACATGGCCACCTTCAGCAAGGAGGCCGGCGAAGACGACATCTAA
- the DLK1 gene encoding protein delta homolog 1 isoform X3, with amino-acid sequence MTATAALLPVLLLLLAFGHSVHGAECFPACHPQNGFCEDDNVCRCQPGWQGPLCDQCVTFPGCVNGLCVEPWQCICDDGWDGNLCDIDVRACASTPCANNGTCVNLDSGHYECSCAPGFSGKDCQKKDGPCVINGSPCQHGGTCVDDEGRASHASCLCPPGFSGNFCEIVANSCTPNPCENQGICTDIGGDFRCRCPAGFVDKTCSRPVSNCASDPCLNGGTCLQHTQAICFTVLGVLTSLVVLGTVGIVFLHKCEAWLSHLRYHRVLRQKKDLLLHYNSGEDLAVNILFPEKLDMATFSKEAGEDDI; translated from the exons ATGACCGCGACCGCAGCCCTCCTGCCCGTCCTCTTGCTCCTGCTGGCCTTCGGCCACAGTGTCCATG GAGCTGAATGCTTCCCGGCCTGCCACCCCCAAAATGGATTCTGCGAGGATGACAATGTTTGCAG GTGCCAGCCTGGCTGGCAGGGTCCCCTGTGTGACCAATGTGTGACCTTTCCCGGCTGTGTTAACGGACTCTGCGTGGAACCCTGGCAGTGCATTTGTGACGACGGCTGGGACGGGAACCTCTGCGACATAG ACGTCCGGGCTTGTGCCTCAACCCCCTGCGCCAACAATGGAACCTGCGTGAACCTCGATTCCGGCCACTATGAGTGCTCCTGCGCCCCTGGGTTCTCGGGGAAGGACTGTCAGAAGAAGGACGGGCCCTGCGTGATCAATGG CTCCCCCTGCCAGCACGGAGGCACCTGCGTGGATGATGAGGGCCGGGCCTCCCATGCCTCCTGCCTGTGCCCCCCTGGCTTCTCAGGCAATTTCTGCGAGATCGTGGCCAACAGCTGCACCCCGAACCCGTGCGAGAACCAAGGCATCTGCACCGACATCGGGGGCGACTTCCGCTGCCGCTGCCCCGCCGGCTTTGTGGACAAGACCTGCAGCCGCCCCGTGAGCAACTGCGCCTCCGACCCGTGCCTCAACGGGGGCACCTGCCTGCAGCACACCCAG GCCATCTGCTTCACCGTCCTGGGCGTGCTGACCAGTCTGGTGGTGCTCGGCACCGTGGGCATCGTCTTCCTCCACAAGTGCGAGGCCTGGCTGTCCCACCTGCGCTACCACCGCGTGCTGCGGCAGAAGAAGGACCTCCTGCTGCACTACAACAGCGGCGAGGACCTGGCGGTCAACATCCTCTTCCCCGAGAAGCTCGACATGGCCACCTTCAGCAAGGAGGCCGGCGAAGACGACATCTAA
- the DLK1 gene encoding protein delta homolog 1 isoform X1 — protein sequence MTATAALLPVLLLLLAFGHSVHGAECFPACHPQNGFCEDDNVCRCQPGWQGPLCDQCVTFPGCVNGLCVEPWQCICDDGWDGNLCDIDVRACASTPCANNGTCVNLDSGHYECSCAPGFSGKDCQKKDGPCVINGSPCQHGGTCVDDEGRASHASCLCPPGFSGNFCEIVANSCTPNPCENQGICTDIGGDFRCRCPAGFVDKTCSRPVSNCASDPCLNGGTCLQHTQVRYECLCKPEFAGPLCGRKRAPSPQQVTRLPSGYGLTYRLTPGVHELPVPQPEHRILKVSMKELNKGTPLLSEGQAICFTVLGVLTSLVVLGTVGIVFLHKCEAWLSHLRYHRVLRQKKDLLLHYNSGEDLAVNILFPEKLDMATFSKEAGEDDI from the exons ATGACCGCGACCGCAGCCCTCCTGCCCGTCCTCTTGCTCCTGCTGGCCTTCGGCCACAGTGTCCATG GAGCTGAATGCTTCCCGGCCTGCCACCCCCAAAATGGATTCTGCGAGGATGACAATGTTTGCAG GTGCCAGCCTGGCTGGCAGGGTCCCCTGTGTGACCAATGTGTGACCTTTCCCGGCTGTGTTAACGGACTCTGCGTGGAACCCTGGCAGTGCATTTGTGACGACGGCTGGGACGGGAACCTCTGCGACATAG ACGTCCGGGCTTGTGCCTCAACCCCCTGCGCCAACAATGGAACCTGCGTGAACCTCGATTCCGGCCACTATGAGTGCTCCTGCGCCCCTGGGTTCTCGGGGAAGGACTGTCAGAAGAAGGACGGGCCCTGCGTGATCAATGG CTCCCCCTGCCAGCACGGAGGCACCTGCGTGGATGATGAGGGCCGGGCCTCCCATGCCTCCTGCCTGTGCCCCCCTGGCTTCTCAGGCAATTTCTGCGAGATCGTGGCCAACAGCTGCACCCCGAACCCGTGCGAGAACCAAGGCATCTGCACCGACATCGGGGGCGACTTCCGCTGCCGCTGCCCCGCCGGCTTTGTGGACAAGACCTGCAGCCGCCCCGTGAGCAACTGCGCCTCCGACCCGTGCCTCAACGGGGGCACCTGCCTGCAGCACACCCAGGTGAGGTACGAGTGTCTGTGCAAGCCCGAGTTCGCCGGCCCCCTCTGCGGCCGGAAGCGCGCCCCGAGCCCCCAGCAGGTCACCCGTCTGCCCAGCGGGTACGGGCTGACCTACCGCCTGACCCCCGGGGTGCACGAGCTGCCGGTGCCCCAGCCCGAGCACCGCATCCTGAAGGTGTCCATGAAGGAGCTCAACAAGGGCACTCCCCTCCTCTCCGAGGGCCAGGCCATCTGCTTCACCGTCCTGGGCGTGCTGACCAGTCTGGTGGTGCTCGGCACCGTGGGCATCGTCTTCCTCCACAAGTGCGAGGCCTGGCTGTCCCACCTGCGCTACCACCGCGTGCTGCGGCAGAAGAAGGACCTCCTGCTGCACTACAACAGCGGCGAGGACCTGGCGGTCAACATCCTCTTCCCCGAGAAGCTCGACATGGCCACCTTCAGCAAGGAGGCCGGCGAAGACGACATCTAA